From a single Acidobacteriota bacterium genomic region:
- a CDS encoding tetratricopeptide repeat protein: MTDFFSPVLAAGWIAKLVSRLGQVKGERSKQIEQLSDAFGDARILARNYINPDCQLLNPADFNEDDPRRSLQTPISHWIDEFLAGEFEIKDGRNTVFILSDAGMGKTSLLMMLQLTAILGFWPKSIRFRILALGTDTLKKLEEHQGKSKTILLLDALDEDPTRERIETRVTNLLDASKHFRRVFITCRTQFFPKTDSELKEEPGKMSIGGFSNCNLLYLSPFSNNQINEYLSKKYPTGPTSRIKRWFSHSEEPKERARKLVGQMKSLRMRPMLLAYIDDLMNMDLREQASEYDIYEALVRHWLEREQRRRKNRGATTSELWDACVRLALHMQGQEAEGRQIRSIGEQELDKLLEDHPANLSGLEFGGQSLLNKTSRDEFRFAHYTIQEFLVAQSLLGRKPFPLDEPIMVTQQIASLIEGEIRPFRSLEKVRWKMMRGVPEESLLHEREILAPGAAYSIADIRKALGRGLSYEARPLPLYYYYYSTSLRSQRSLSGAILSSLIAAENNLALLYESLGDLKGARRRFRLAVGLGWLIEPPSEVIQNLHRRFGGLLARQTHFDAAIVHHEIALQHIRMLSTEKGEEKELTQLRTLGDLEFQTGDYSAAEGRFVSALSLAGRLNAPDDAAYCCSRLGDIFAELGELDSAVRWFRSSVGTRQEIADQDGAAGALVKLGRTFTRQGKYSLAAESFERALSASQLAENAGGVKVALNGLANALQAMGNLDEAEIKYRLAREITDLGG; this comes from the coding sequence GTGACCGACTTCTTTTCTCCAGTCCTCGCAGCTGGGTGGATCGCCAAACTCGTCTCTCGCCTCGGCCAGGTCAAAGGGGAGCGCTCAAAGCAAATTGAGCAGCTCTCCGACGCCTTCGGGGACGCGAGAATCCTGGCAAGAAACTACATCAACCCAGACTGCCAGCTGCTGAATCCTGCCGACTTCAATGAAGATGACCCGCGCCGATCTCTTCAAACTCCTATAAGTCACTGGATCGATGAGTTTCTTGCCGGTGAATTCGAGATCAAAGATGGCCGTAATACCGTCTTCATCCTCTCGGACGCCGGAATGGGCAAGACGTCGCTCTTAATGATGCTACAACTCACAGCCATTCTGGGCTTCTGGCCCAAGTCAATTAGGTTCAGGATCTTGGCCCTTGGGACAGACACACTGAAAAAGCTAGAGGAGCATCAAGGAAAATCTAAGACCATACTCCTGCTCGACGCGCTTGACGAAGACCCAACCCGCGAGAGAATCGAGACTCGCGTCACCAACCTGTTAGACGCCTCGAAGCACTTCCGACGAGTTTTCATAACTTGTCGCACGCAGTTCTTCCCAAAGACCGATTCAGAACTCAAGGAAGAGCCCGGAAAGATGAGCATTGGCGGTTTCAGCAACTGCAACCTCCTGTATCTCTCACCATTCTCGAACAACCAGATAAACGAGTATCTGTCGAAGAAATACCCAACCGGGCCGACTTCAAGAATCAAGCGTTGGTTCTCCCACAGCGAGGAGCCCAAAGAGCGAGCCAGAAAGCTGGTTGGGCAGATGAAGTCTCTTCGAATGCGCCCCATGCTGCTCGCCTACATCGACGACCTAATGAATATGGACCTAAGAGAGCAGGCCTCTGAGTACGACATCTACGAGGCCTTGGTTCGGCACTGGCTAGAGCGGGAACAACGGAGACGAAAGAACCGAGGTGCCACCACGTCCGAGCTCTGGGATGCTTGCGTTCGCCTTGCGCTGCACATGCAAGGACAGGAGGCCGAGGGAAGGCAGATTCGATCGATCGGGGAGCAGGAACTAGACAAGCTTCTAGAAGACCATCCTGCAAATCTGTCAGGACTCGAGTTTGGAGGCCAATCACTCCTCAACAAAACCTCACGCGACGAGTTCCGATTCGCGCACTATACGATTCAAGAGTTCCTCGTAGCTCAGAGTCTTCTTGGCCGAAAGCCTTTTCCACTCGACGAGCCAATAATGGTGACTCAGCAAATTGCGTCACTAATCGAAGGAGAGATCCGACCATTCCGAAGCCTAGAGAAAGTCCGCTGGAAAATGATGAGAGGAGTACCCGAAGAGAGCCTACTTCACGAGCGCGAGATTCTCGCCCCAGGAGCAGCTTATTCGATCGCAGATATCAGAAAGGCACTGGGACGCGGCCTGAGCTACGAGGCTAGGCCTCTACCTCTCTACTACTACTATTATTCCACCAGTCTCCGGTCTCAGCGATCGCTCTCAGGGGCAATACTCTCCAGCCTGATAGCTGCGGAGAACAATCTCGCACTCCTCTACGAGAGTCTGGGAGATTTGAAAGGAGCCCGTCGGAGATTCCGGCTCGCAGTCGGCCTAGGGTGGCTCATTGAGCCGCCCAGCGAAGTCATCCAAAATCTTCACCGAAGATTCGGAGGACTATTAGCTCGCCAGACTCACTTCGACGCTGCAATTGTGCATCACGAGATAGCACTTCAGCACATTCGGATGCTCAGCACGGAAAAGGGGGAAGAGAAAGAGCTCACGCAGCTCAGAACTCTAGGGGACCTTGAGTTCCAAACCGGAGACTACTCGGCAGCCGAAGGACGGTTCGTGAGTGCGCTGTCTCTCGCCGGTAGGCTGAATGCTCCCGACGATGCTGCATACTGTTGCAGTCGCCTAGGGGACATTTTCGCCGAACTCGGCGAACTTGACTCGGCGGTACGCTGGTTCAGATCGTCAGTGGGCACACGACAGGAAATTGCCGACCAAGATGGCGCAGCAGGAGCCCTGGTTAAACTCGGAAGAACCTTCACGAGGCAAGGCAAGTACTCGCTCGCAGCCGAGTCATTCGAGCGAGCCTTGTCAGCCAGTCAGCTGGCAGAGAATGCTGGAGGCGTGAAAGTCGCTCTCAACGGGCTAGCAAATGCTCTTCAGGCTATGGGAAATCTCGATGAGGCCGAGATTAAGTACAGATTAGCCCGCGAGATCACAGACTTGGGGGGTTGA
- a CDS encoding site-specific DNA-methyltransferase: protein MTWSVLCTDVLEGLAALPSDSVQCVVTSPPYWGLRDYSIPPTRWADGTVCCLGLEPTPHAFVEHLVEVFDGVRRVLRADGVCWVNLGDTYAGGRRGPEGDHSNLAGTRNNQAESRKVEISKRVDGVPDTNLLGIPWRFALAAQSAGWFLRQNVIWHKSNPFPETITSPRWERCRRQVGGGWQGDHPSKRPEGASRSGCFGSSGGTVDSPGAATWEPCPGCSSCEPNDGFVLRRGSWRPTTAHEHLFMLTNSSDYFGCGESVREPLSPKTRTVKTTPRKGEGVESRGEALNAWMESQGGRYHPNGRNLRSVWQISTQPFSGAHFATFPERLVEPCILSSTPEAGCCSSCGTPWLPIIERRPGAGKRKPAHVPGTQGSRTSSTGWRSTFGGVQGHRPACDCDAPARPSLVLDPFAGSGTTGLVALRLGRSFLGLERSLAYCSMARDRIGEADPNVRLSKPAELAPISGPLFEEGAA from the coding sequence GTGACGTGGTCGGTCCTCTGCACCGACGTGCTCGAGGGCCTTGCTGCCCTGCCCTCGGACTCCGTCCAGTGCGTCGTGACCTCGCCTCCCTACTGGGGGCTCCGGGACTACAGCATCCCGCCGACGCGCTGGGCGGATGGCACCGTCTGTTGCCTTGGCCTCGAGCCAACCCCTCACGCCTTCGTCGAGCACCTGGTTGAGGTGTTCGATGGGGTGCGCCGCGTGCTTCGGGCCGACGGGGTGTGCTGGGTAAATCTGGGGGACACCTACGCCGGCGGGCGCCGCGGACCCGAGGGCGATCACTCCAACCTTGCGGGGACTCGGAACAACCAAGCCGAGTCCCGGAAGGTCGAGATCTCAAAGCGGGTCGACGGGGTGCCGGACACGAACCTCCTCGGCATCCCCTGGCGCTTTGCGCTCGCGGCGCAGTCGGCGGGCTGGTTCCTGCGCCAGAACGTCATCTGGCACAAGTCGAATCCCTTCCCGGAGACGATCACCAGCCCACGGTGGGAGCGCTGTAGGCGCCAAGTGGGCGGCGGCTGGCAAGGCGATCACCCTTCGAAGCGACCGGAAGGGGCGAGCCGCTCGGGGTGCTTCGGTTCTTCCGGCGGAACGGTGGACTCGCCTGGTGCTGCGACTTGGGAACCTTGTCCGGGGTGCTCCTCGTGCGAACCCAATGATGGGTTCGTTCTTCGCCGCGGCTCCTGGCGCCCAACGACGGCGCACGAGCACCTGTTCATGCTGACGAATTCCTCGGACTACTTCGGCTGTGGAGAGTCCGTCAGGGAGCCTCTCTCTCCAAAGACCCGAACGGTCAAGACTACGCCGCGGAAGGGCGAGGGCGTGGAGAGTCGAGGGGAGGCCCTCAACGCCTGGATGGAGTCGCAGGGCGGCCGCTACCATCCGAACGGCCGCAACCTTCGCTCGGTCTGGCAGATCTCCACGCAGCCATTCTCAGGCGCCCACTTCGCCACCTTTCCCGAGCGCCTCGTCGAGCCCTGCATCCTCTCGTCGACTCCTGAGGCCGGCTGCTGCTCGAGCTGCGGCACTCCCTGGCTCCCGATCATCGAGCGCCGTCCTGGCGCCGGCAAGCGCAAGCCGGCCCACGTTCCCGGAACCCAAGGTTCGAGGACCTCGTCGACCGGATGGCGCTCCACTTTTGGTGGTGTCCAGGGCCACCGTCCCGCCTGCGACTGCGATGCGCCGGCGCGCCCCTCTCTGGTCCTGGACCCCTTCGCCGGCAGCGGCACGACGGGGCTCGTCGCCCTTCGCCTCGGTCGCTCGTTCCTCGGCCTCGAGCGCTCCCTCGCTTACTGCTCAATGGCTCGCGACCGGATCGGCGAGGCGGACCCGAATGTCCGCCTGTCGAAGCCGGCCGAGCTCGCTCCGATCTCCGGGCCGCTCTTCGAGGAGGGCGCCGCCTGA
- a CDS encoding single-stranded DNA-binding protein, which yields MVNKVILVGNLGRDPEVRNTPNGQSVASFSLATSRRWRDREGQSQSETTWHNIVCWGKSAEIAGRFLQKGKQVYIEGRLQTRSWEDRKTGEKKYRTEIVCDNFQMLGQRGERDDRGASSGYSGTGGGDHGPEIEDDDIPF from the coding sequence ATGGTCAACAAAGTAATCCTTGTCGGGAACCTCGGCCGCGATCCCGAAGTCAGAAACACGCCCAACGGTCAATCCGTCGCCAGTTTCAGCCTCGCCACCTCTCGCCGCTGGCGCGACCGGGAGGGTCAGAGCCAAAGCGAGACCACCTGGCACAACATCGTCTGCTGGGGCAAGTCGGCGGAAATCGCCGGCCGCTTCCTGCAGAAGGGCAAACAGGTCTACATCGAGGGCCGTCTCCAGACCCGCTCCTGGGAGGACCGCAAGACCGGCGAAAAGAAGTACCGCACTGAGATCGTCTGCGACAACTTCCAGATGCTCGGCCAGCGCGGCGAGCGGGACGACCGGGGCGCCTCGAGCGGCTACTCGGGCACGGGAGGAGGCGACCACGGTCCGGAGATCGAAGATGACGACATCCCGTTCTGA
- a CDS encoding HGGxSTG domain-containing protein, with the protein MTVKPKCGAKTRAGTPCQQVAGWGTDHEGSGRCKLHGGAKPIKHGRYSKVARDRLGDILDELREADTDPLDALPDLELVRACAVYALRNDGAPSTVARLAGEAARLADQIHKRQASGAVTLETLHRVIEQLGVAVARHVRDPEALAAIERDWGSLRIGS; encoded by the coding sequence ATGACGGTCAAGCCGAAATGCGGGGCCAAGACCCGGGCGGGCACTCCCTGTCAGCAGGTGGCTGGCTGGGGTACGGACCACGAAGGCTCCGGGCGCTGCAAGCTGCACGGAGGCGCCAAGCCCATCAAGCACGGCCGCTACTCCAAGGTCGCCCGCGACCGCCTGGGCGACATCCTGGACGAACTGCGCGAGGCCGACACGGACCCGCTCGACGCCCTTCCTGACCTCGAGCTCGTCCGAGCCTGCGCGGTCTACGCCCTGCGCAACGACGGCGCCCCGTCGACTGTTGCACGCCTCGCGGGCGAGGCCGCCCGCCTGGCCGACCAGATCCACAAGCGCCAGGCCTCGGGCGCCGTCACCCTTGAGACTCTCCACCGCGTCATCGAACAGCTAGGAGTCGCCGTTGCCCGACACGTTCGAGATCCCGAAGCTCTCGCCGCCATCGAGCGAGACTGGGGATCTCTCCGAATCGGTTCGTAG